In the Prochlorococcus marinus str. MIT 9312 genome, CATATCTTGCTATAGGTGGTTGGTTCGTCGGAACAACATTTGTTACCTCATGGTACACACATGGAGTTGCAAGCTCATACCTTGAAGGTTGTAACTTTTTAACAGCAGCTGTTAGTACCCCTGGTGATGCCATGGGACACAGTCTTCTATTTTTATGGGGTCCTGAAGCCCAAGGTAGTTTCGTTAGATGGCTACAACTTGGTGGTCTTTGGAACTTTGTCGCATTACATGGAGTATTTGGCCTTATTGGTTTTATGCTTCGTCAGTTTGAAATTGCTGGCCTTGTTGGAATAAGACCATACAACGCATTAGCTTTCTCAGCAGTAATTGCAGTTTTCACAAGTATTTTCCTTATTTATCCCTTAGGACAGCATAGTTGGTTCTTCGCACCTTCATTTGGTGTTGCAGCAATCTTCCGTTATATTCTGTTCATTCAAGGTTTTCATAATATTACTTTAAATCCCTTCCACATGATGGGAGTAGCTGGAATTCTTGGTGGTGCTCTACTTTGCGCTATTCATGGAGCTACAGTACAAAATACTTTGTATGAAGATACAAGTATTTACACAGATGGTAAGGTTCAAAGTTCAACATTTAGAGCTTTTGACCCTACACAAGAAGAAGAAACTTATTCAATGATTACGGCGAATAGATTCTGGAGTCAAATCTTCGGTATCGCTTTCTCAAACAAGCGTTTCTTACACTTCTTGATGCTTTTTGTACCTGTTATGGGTATGTGGACATCTTCAATTGGTATAGTCGGCTTAGCACTAAACCTAAGGGCTTATGATTTCGTAAGCCAAGAGATACGTGCTGCAGAAGATCCTGAATTTGAAACTTTCTATACAAAAAATATACTTTTGAACGAAGGTATGCGAGCATGGATGTCTTCTGTGGATCAACCACACGAAAATTTTGTATTCCCTGAGGAGGTTCTTCCACGTGGAAACGCCCTTTAATAATTTATTAAGAGCTCCAAACCAAAGTATTGAAGAGACTGGTTATGCCTGGTATGTAGGTAACGCTAGACTAATCAATTTATCTGGACGTTTATTAGGAGCTCACATCGCTCACGCTGGACTTATAGTCTTCTGGGCAGGAGCAATGATGCTTTTTGAGGTTAATCATTTTACTTTTGATAAACCAATGTGGGAGCAAGGTCTAATTTGTATGCCACACGTAGCAATGTTTGGTTATGGAATAGGACCTGGTGGTGAAGTTACTGATATCATGCCTTTCTTTCAGGCTGGCGTGGTTCATTTAATAGCTTCTGCAGTGCTTGGCTTTGGTGGAATTTACCATTCATTAGCGGGTCCCGAGAAGCTTGAAGAAGCTTTCCCATTCTTCTCTACTGACTGGAGAGATAAAAATCAAATGACCAATATTCTTGGTTATCATTTGTGTGTTCTTGGTGTAGGTGCATTAGCATGGACTGTGAACTGGTGTTTCATTGGTGGTGCTTATGATACTTGGGCACCTGGTGGTGGTGAAGTCAGATTAGTCAATCCAACATTAGATCCAAGGGTTATTCTTGGTTATCTATTTAGATCTCCATGGGGAGGCGCTGGTTCTATAATCGGTGTTAACTCAATTGAAGATATTGTTGGTGGACATGTCTATGTGGGTGTAACTGCAATTATTGGAGGAATATTCCACATTTTTACCAAACCTTTTGGATGGGCTAGAAGAGCATTCATCTGGAACGGTGAAGGTCTATTAAGTTACGCTCTTGGTGGAATTTGTGTAGCAAGTTTTATTGCATCAACATTCATCTGGTTTAACAATACTGCTTACCCATCTGAGTTCTATGGCCCTACAAACGCCGAAGCTTCACAGGCCCAAAGCTTTACTTTCCTAGTGAGAGATCAAAGAATTGGAGCTAATGTAGGTACAACAATGGGACCAACAGGTTTAGGTAAGTATCTCATGAGATCTCCTACAGGTGAAATTATATTTGGTGGTGAAACAATGAGATTTTGGGATTTCAGAGGTCCATGGTTAGAGCCTTTAAGAGGGCCAAACGGATTGAGCCTTGAGAAAATCCAAAATGATATTCAGCCTTGGCAAGTCAGAAGAGCTGCTGAATATATGACTCATGCTCCTAATGCTTCTATCAACTCTGTTGGTGGAATCATTACTGAGCCTAATGCTGTTAACTTCGTTAATTTAAGACAATGGTTAGCTGCAGCTCAATTCTTCCTAGGATGGTTTACATTCATCGGTCATCTTTGGCATGCAGGACGTGCTAGAGCTGCCGCTGCTGGTTTCGAAAAAGGAATCGACAGAAAGAGTGAACCAGCTCTAGAAATGCCAGATTTAGATTAATTTCTATTTCATATAAAAAAAAGCCCTATCAAAAGATAGGGTTTTTTTTTTGTTATATTTTTTGTTTAAGTAAATTTTTTCTGAGCCATGGCAAACTTAACCCCATTACATTACTGAAACAACCCTCTATTTTTTCTATATATTTACCACCTATTCCTTCCAAAGCAAATCCTCCGGCACAATATAAAGGTTCATTCGTATCTATATAAGTCTTGATTTCCCAATCTTCCAACTTGGAAAAATAAACTCTTGAACTTACTGTTTTTTTAATTGTATCAGTGATTTTAAAAATATTTGAAGTAGAATCAAAATTTCCAATTATTAAAGTATGACCAGTATGTAAAAATCCAAATTCTCCAGACATTTTTTTCCATCTAATAAATGCCTCTGCTTTGTCAGAAGGTTTTCCATAGGCTTCTCCTTTAAATTCAAAAATTGAATCACATCCAAGGATTCCCAAAGGACCATAATTAATCTCTTCGGGCAATGATATTTTTTTTATACTTTTAGATAAACTATTAGCCTTTTGAAAAGATAATTCCAAAGCTAAATTAAATATATTCTTTTCTTTTATTGAAGTTTCATCAAAATTACTTGAGATTTGAATAAATTCAATTTGACAATTTTCAAGTAATTTCTTTCTAGATTGAGAAGCAGAGGCTAGAATTAACACAAATTTTTTTTATCAAATTATAATTCAATTTACAAATTAATAAATTTCAAAATTAATATAAATTACGAATGTATTTAGAAGAGAAATTACATAAAATAAAGAAACCAATAATGGTCCTAGGTACTTCTAGTGGAGCAGGAAAATCATTAACGGTTACAGCTATTTGCAGGATTCTTAAAAATTTAGCTGAACAGCCAATACCTTTTAAAGGACAAAACATGAGTAACAATGCATGGGTTGACTGGGAAGGGGGAGAGATGGCATATTCACAAGCACTTCAGGCCTTCGCTTGTGGTGTCAATCCTTCTTCAGAAATGAACCCCATTTTATTAAAACCACAAGGCAATTCAGTAAGCGAGGTAATTCACCTTGGCAAAAGTATAGGGACCACAAGCGCGAAAAATTACTACCAAGATTGGTTTATTCCCGGATGGGAAGTAATTAAAAAAAGTTTAAACTCTATTTATAAAAAAAATCCAAATTGTCGTTTAATTATAGAAGGGGCTGGCAGTCCAGTAGAAATGAATTTAAAACATAGAGACCTTACTAATTTAAAAATTGCAAAGTATTTAAAGGCAAATTGCATTTTAGTTACTGATATTGAAAGGGGAGGAGTATTTGCACAAATAATTGGAACCCTTGAATTAATGAAACCTGAAGAAAAAAAACTTATAAAGGGAATTATAATAAATAGATTCAGAGGAGACCTTTCATTATTTGA is a window encoding:
- the psbD gene encoding photosystem II D2 protein (photosystem q(a) protein) — encoded protein: MTIAVGSAPQRGWFDVLDDWLKRDRFVFIGWSGLLLLPCAYLAIGGWFVGTTFVTSWYTHGVASSYLEGCNFLTAAVSTPGDAMGHSLLFLWGPEAQGSFVRWLQLGGLWNFVALHGVFGLIGFMLRQFEIAGLVGIRPYNALAFSAVIAVFTSIFLIYPLGQHSWFFAPSFGVAAIFRYILFIQGFHNITLNPFHMMGVAGILGGALLCAIHGATVQNTLYEDTSIYTDGKVQSSTFRAFDPTQEEETYSMITANRFWSQIFGIAFSNKRFLHFLMLFVPVMGMWTSSIGIVGLALNLRAYDFVSQEIRAAEDPEFETFYTKNILLNEGMRAWMSSVDQPHENFVFPEEVLPRGNAL
- the psbC gene encoding photosystem II reaction center protein CP43, with protein sequence METPFNNLLRAPNQSIEETGYAWYVGNARLINLSGRLLGAHIAHAGLIVFWAGAMMLFEVNHFTFDKPMWEQGLICMPHVAMFGYGIGPGGEVTDIMPFFQAGVVHLIASAVLGFGGIYHSLAGPEKLEEAFPFFSTDWRDKNQMTNILGYHLCVLGVGALAWTVNWCFIGGAYDTWAPGGGEVRLVNPTLDPRVILGYLFRSPWGGAGSIIGVNSIEDIVGGHVYVGVTAIIGGIFHIFTKPFGWARRAFIWNGEGLLSYALGGICVASFIASTFIWFNNTAYPSEFYGPTNAEASQAQSFTFLVRDQRIGANVGTTMGPTGLGKYLMRSPTGEIIFGGETMRFWDFRGPWLEPLRGPNGLSLEKIQNDIQPWQVRRAAEYMTHAPNASINSVGGIITEPNAVNFVNLRQWLAAAQFFLGWFTFIGHLWHAGRARAAAAGFEKGIDRKSEPALEMPDLD
- a CDS encoding nucleoside triphosphate pyrophosphatase gives rise to the protein MLILASASQSRKKLLENCQIEFIQISSNFDETSIKEKNIFNLALELSFQKANSLSKSIKKISLPEEINYGPLGILGCDSIFEFKGEAYGKPSDKAEAFIRWKKMSGEFGFLHTGHTLIIGNFDSTSNIFKITDTIKKTVSSRVYFSKLEDWEIKTYIDTNEPLYCAGGFALEGIGGKYIEKIEGCFSNVMGLSLPWLRKNLLKQKI